In Vibrio bathopelagicus, the following are encoded in one genomic region:
- the pyrD gene encoding quinone-dependent dihydroorotate dehydrogenase, protein MLYRLARTGFFQLDAEKAHDLAIQNFKRFTGTPIDLLYRQQLPHRPVECMGLTFKNPVGLAAGLDKNGECIDAFGAMGFGFVEVGTVTPRPQAGNDKPRLFRLVEAEGIINRMGFNNLGVDNLIENVKKSNYDGILGINIGKNKDTPIEKGAEDYIICMEKVYQYAGYIAVNISSPNTPGLRSLQYGEALDDLLSELKTKQSELEAKHGKYVPLALKIAPDLSDDEISQICESLIKNKIDGVIATNTTLDRSIVEGMKHCDEAGGLSGRPVQSRSTEVVRKLHEELGDQLPIIGVGGVDSYVAAKEKMMAGAKLVQVYSGFIYKGPGLVRDIVKNL, encoded by the coding sequence ATGCTTTACCGTCTAGCCAGAACTGGCTTTTTCCAACTTGATGCCGAAAAGGCACATGACCTTGCAATTCAAAATTTCAAACGCTTTACCGGCACACCTATTGATCTTTTGTATCGCCAACAACTACCTCACCGACCTGTAGAGTGCATGGGTCTTACTTTTAAAAATCCAGTTGGCCTTGCGGCCGGTCTAGACAAAAACGGCGAATGTATTGATGCATTTGGCGCAATGGGTTTTGGTTTTGTAGAAGTAGGGACTGTTACTCCTCGTCCACAAGCAGGTAATGACAAACCACGTCTGTTCCGTCTTGTTGAAGCCGAAGGTATTATCAATCGCATGGGTTTTAACAACCTAGGCGTAGATAACCTAATTGAGAATGTTAAGAAGTCGAACTATGACGGCATCTTAGGTATCAATATTGGTAAGAACAAAGACACGCCAATTGAAAAGGGCGCAGAAGATTACATTATCTGTATGGAGAAGGTATACCAATACGCAGGCTACATTGCGGTAAATATTTCTTCACCAAATACTCCAGGACTTCGTTCGCTACAATATGGCGAAGCACTTGATGATCTGTTGTCTGAACTAAAAACCAAGCAATCTGAATTGGAAGCGAAGCATGGTAAATATGTCCCGCTTGCTCTTAAGATCGCTCCGGATCTAAGTGATGACGAAATTAGCCAGATTTGCGAATCATTGATCAAAAATAAGATCGATGGTGTGATCGCAACCAATACGACATTGGATCGCAGTATTGTTGAAGGCATGAAGCATTGCGACGAAGCGGGTGGCCTAAGCGGACGTCCAGTTCAATCTCGCAGTACTGAAGTTGTTCGTAAACTTCACGAAGAGCTGGGTGACCAACTACCGATCATCGGGGTAGGTGGCGTTGACTCTTACGTTGCTGCAAAAGAGAAAATGATGGCAGGCGCTAAGCTTGTACAAGTTTACTCTGGTTTCATCTACAAAGGTCCAGGCCTTGTTCGTGACATCGTTAAAAACCTGTAG
- a CDS encoding cell division protein ZapC, producing MMLKPSDTWSWYYDEQQCSLMLNLGEDMIFKTNLVRNKLVDCAFKDNEFTVDDASSYQTFKEQISGLELSEPRQAELALYCVAAKRFHKPVQPKSWFFDSQGAGHEYPQEGDIVQMNNEHSLGYFIVLEVGECASLCAFVDLEEFLLTPSKGLRFGDSIKVMHDRMTDANAILHQTHIAMVG from the coding sequence ATGATGCTTAAACCTAGCGATACATGGAGTTGGTATTACGATGAGCAGCAATGTTCGTTGATGCTAAACCTCGGAGAGGATATGATTTTTAAAACGAATCTGGTCCGTAATAAGCTGGTGGACTGCGCTTTTAAAGATAATGAATTCACTGTTGATGATGCATCTTCCTACCAAACCTTCAAAGAACAAATTTCTGGCTTAGAACTGTCTGAGCCACGACAAGCAGAGCTCGCACTTTATTGTGTGGCTGCAAAGCGTTTCCATAAGCCCGTACAGCCTAAAAGCTGGTTCTTCGACTCACAAGGCGCTGGCCATGAATATCCTCAAGAAGGGGATATTGTACAAATGAATAACGAGCATAGTCTTGGTTACTTCATTGTATTAGAAGTAGGAGAGTGTGCGAGCTTATGTGCATTTGTAGACTTAGAAGAGTTCCTCCTAACGCCTTCAAAAGGATTACGCTTTGGAGACTCGATTAAAGTCATGCACGATAGAATGACTGACGCAAATGCTATCCTTCATCAAACGCATATTGCGATGGTGGGCTAA